The Dehalogenimonas sp. 4OHTPN genome window below encodes:
- a CDS encoding YkgJ family cysteine cluster protein, which yields MIELLSKIFKPDDLEAMERLAGIKSRNTGLSYDFYISQIFEVLRTRHNAVVGDIPDHELRGIISIVDIVGVESHGLMKRLASACLGCGWCCAQTKSIHVFPDDVDRISRKLKQKKEDLFELRAGQWFMKQANPCRWWNQRTGRCSIYNIRPRTCRDWPLAENLEHKHTLVAAADCHYSVGVMVFKVLGTLALVRGDSSSPVL from the coding sequence ATGATCGAACTTTTATCGAAGATATTCAAGCCCGATGATCTCGAAGCTATGGAACGGCTTGCGGGGATCAAGAGCCGCAACACGGGGTTGAGCTATGATTTTTATATATCGCAGATTTTTGAAGTGCTTCGGACACGACATAATGCGGTTGTAGGCGATATTCCGGACCATGAACTCCGGGGCATCATCTCGATCGTCGACATTGTCGGCGTGGAATCTCACGGATTAATGAAGCGCCTGGCGTCGGCATGTCTCGGATGCGGCTGGTGTTGCGCGCAGACCAAGAGCATCCATGTTTTCCCGGATGACGTCGATCGGATCAGCCGGAAACTTAAACAGAAGAAAGAAGACCTTTTTGAGCTCCGGGCTGGCCAATGGTTCATGAAACAAGCGAACCCCTGCCGCTGGTGGAATCAACGAACCGGTCGTTGCTCAATCTACAACATCCGGCCTCGTACCTGTCGCGACTGGCCGTTGGCTGAAAACCTTGAACATAAACATACCCTGGTAGCCGCTGCCGACTGTCACTACTCGGTAGGCGTGATGGTCTTCAAGGTTCTCGGAACTCTTGCACTAGTCAGGGGCGACTCTTCGTCGCCGGTACTATGA
- the serS gene encoding serine--tRNA ligase has protein sequence MIDLKLIRDNPDLVRRAVDSRQSKAPVDEILETDRLRREKTAELDELRRQRKEQSKQRPPDPEAGRALREKISELEEVLRTLDEQLQSYLLQVPNIPQTSTPLGTSEDDNIVLRYCGNIREFNFEVKPHWELGESLGMIDFDRGVKLSGTRFYVLKELGARLQRSLISLFLDLHTLKHGYKEMYLPFLVKKEVLYGSGNLPKFADNLYRDAVDDLWLVPTAEVPLTSLHSGEILSNDQLPINYCAYTACFRREKMSAGKDTRGIKRGHQFDKVELYKFTEPEKSNEELEKLLDDAEDIARALGLPYRIKQLCTADIGFASSRSYDIEIWAPGIKEWLEVSSCSNCWDFQARRANIRYRRASDGKVDYVHTLNGSGLALPRVLIAVMENYQQADGSIIIPEALQSYMGVNVIRQPG, from the coding sequence ATGATTGACCTTAAACTCATCCGCGACAATCCAGACCTGGTGCGCCGCGCCGTCGACAGCCGTCAGTCGAAGGCTCCCGTCGATGAGATTTTAGAGACCGACCGGCTGCGCCGGGAGAAGACGGCCGAACTCGATGAGTTGCGGCGCCAGCGTAAGGAGCAGTCCAAGCAGCGGCCGCCGGACCCCGAAGCCGGCCGCGCCCTCCGGGAAAAGATCTCCGAATTGGAAGAAGTTTTAAGGACACTTGACGAACAACTCCAGAGTTACCTCCTCCAGGTGCCCAACATCCCGCAGACCAGCACGCCGCTCGGCACCAGCGAGGACGACAATATCGTTCTGAGGTACTGCGGCAACATCCGGGAATTCAACTTCGAGGTCAAGCCCCATTGGGAGCTGGGTGAGAGCCTGGGCATGATCGACTTCGACCGCGGCGTGAAACTTTCCGGCACCCGCTTCTATGTCCTCAAAGAACTCGGCGCCAGGCTGCAGCGGTCGCTCATTTCGCTCTTCCTGGACCTGCACACCCTGAAACACGGCTATAAGGAAATGTACCTGCCTTTCCTGGTAAAAAAGGAGGTTTTATACGGCTCCGGAAACTTACCGAAGTTCGCCGACAATCTTTACCGTGACGCCGTAGACGATCTATGGCTGGTACCCACCGCCGAAGTGCCGCTGACCAGCCTGCACAGCGGTGAAATCTTATCTAACGATCAACTGCCTATCAACTACTGCGCCTATACCGCCTGCTTCCGGCGAGAAAAGATGAGCGCCGGCAAGGATACCCGCGGTATCAAGCGTGGCCACCAGTTTGATAAAGTGGAACTCTACAAGTTCACCGAGCCCGAAAAGTCCAACGAGGAATTGGAAAAACTGTTAGACGACGCCGAGGACATCGCCCGGGCTCTGGGCCTCCCCTACCGCATCAAGCAGCTTTGCACTGCCGACATCGGCTTTGCCTCATCCAGAAGCTACGACATTGAAATCTGGGCCCCGGGCATCAAAGAATGGCTCGAGGTATCATCCTGCTCTAACTGCTGGGACTTCCAGGCGCGGCGGGCCAACATCCGATATCGCCGGGCATCAGACGGCAAGGTGGACTACGTCCACACCTTGAATGGCTCCGGCCTGGCGTTGCCGCGGGTTCTTATCGCTGTGATGGAAAACTACCAGCAGGCCGACGGATCAATCATTATCCCCGAGGCGCTGCAATCGTATATGGGTGTCAATGTAATCCGACAGCCCGGATAA